From one Rubrobacter xylanophilus genomic stretch:
- a CDS encoding rhodanese-like domain-containing protein translates to MSGGASGVVGVSPREARGRLETGEAVLVDVREDEEWLAGRIPGSTHVPLGELRARAGSLPRERTLVVACRSGNRSALAAQALSAEGYEVLNLEGGVRAWVEAGLPFVGRVV, encoded by the coding sequence TTGTCTGGAGGGGCTTCCGGGGTGGTCGGCGTCTCGCCGCGCGAGGCGCGGGGGCGTCTGGAGACGGGTGAGGCGGTGCTGGTGGATGTGCGGGAGGACGAGGAGTGGTTGGCGGGGAGGATCCCCGGTTCCACGCACGTACCTCTGGGGGAGCTTCGCGCACGGGCTGGGTCTCTGCCGCGGGAAAGAACCCTGGTGGTTGCGTGCCGTTCGGGCAACCGCAGCGCCCTCGCTGCGCAGGCGCTCTCCGCTGAGGGGTACGAGGTGCTGAACCTGGAGGGTGGGGTGAGGGCCTGGGTCGAGGCCGGGCTCCCCTTCGTGGGCCGGGTCGTGTGA
- the trxA gene encoding thioredoxin, which translates to MASIVEVTAETFEREVLRSEVPVLVDFWAGWCAPCRMVAPVMERIAEKYGGRVKVAKVDVDAEPELAARFGVSGIPTIAFFEPGEQPKAVVGALPEGALEEAFGLRRFLGEAA; encoded by the coding sequence ATGGCTTCCATTGTGGAGGTTACGGCTGAGACGTTCGAGCGGGAGGTTTTGAGGTCCGAGGTTCCTGTGCTGGTGGACTTCTGGGCCGGGTGGTGTGCTCCGTGCAGGATGGTTGCGCCGGTCATGGAGCGGATTGCGGAGAAGTATGGGGGTAGGGTGAAGGTAGCGAAGGTCGATGTGGACGCGGAGCCGGAGCTTGCGGCCCGGTTCGGGGTTTCCGGCATTCCCACGATAGCTTTCTTCGAGCCGGGCGAGCAGCCCAAGGCCGTGGTAGGTGCCCTTCCCGAGGGAGCGCTGGAGGAGGCGTTTGGCCTGCGGCGTTTTCTGGGGGAGGCGGCGTAG
- a CDS encoding sulfite exporter TauE/SafE family protein, whose product MLAALMGVLLGLLGGGGSILAVPIFVYVLGYGAKEAIAMSLAVVGVTSLFAAVGHWRRGNVNLRVALIFGAVAMAGTYLGARLAVFFSDAAQLALFAGVMLLAAFFMFRDGGAPEAESHGMPLALIVFEGIGVGVLTGLVGVGGGFLIVPALVLLGRVPMKIAIGTSLLVIAMKSAAGFVGYLGQVDVPWTYMTAFTLVAMLGSLGGSFLANFLPQRTLKKGFAAFLTLMGALILAQNVSTLF is encoded by the coding sequence GTGTTGGCGGCGCTGATGGGGGTATTGCTTGGGCTGCTCGGGGGTGGGGGGTCCATTCTTGCGGTACCCATCTTCGTCTATGTACTCGGGTATGGGGCCAAAGAGGCCATCGCGATGAGCTTGGCCGTGGTGGGGGTTACGAGTCTCTTTGCTGCGGTCGGGCACTGGCGTCGGGGCAACGTGAACTTGCGGGTCGCTTTGATCTTCGGTGCCGTGGCGATGGCGGGAACTTATCTGGGGGCGCGGCTGGCGGTTTTCTTCAGCGATGCGGCGCAGCTCGCCCTCTTCGCCGGGGTGATGCTTCTTGCAGCGTTCTTCATGTTCCGGGATGGTGGTGCTCCGGAGGCCGAGTCTCACGGCATGCCCCTGGCGCTCATCGTCTTCGAGGGGATCGGCGTGGGAGTCCTCACCGGGCTGGTCGGGGTCGGCGGGGGATTCCTCATAGTGCCCGCGCTCGTCCTGCTCGGAAGGGTCCCCATGAAGATCGCCATCGGAACCTCCCTGCTGGTCATCGCCATGAAATCCGCCGCGGGTTTCGTCGGATACCTGGGACAGGTGGACGTGCCCTGGACCTATATGACCGCCTTCACCCTCGTCGCCATGCTCGGCAGCCTCGGAGGATCCTTCCTCGCAAACTTCCTCCCCCAACGAACCCTCAAAAAGGGCTTCGCCGCCTTCCTGACCCTCATGGGCGCCCTCATCCTCGCCCAAAATGTCAGCACCCTCTTCTAA
- a CDS encoding DUF302 domain-containing protein, which produces MAMERTGYTISGETSLAFGEAVERVRELLQQAGYGVLCEIDVKAKLEEKLGVEREPYTILGACNPPLAREGLDAEPELGALLPCNVVVYEREGRTRVAAVEPRAMLSVVGNEKLDRIAARVREDLARVVEQVADGERRA; this is translated from the coding sequence ATGGCAATGGAAAGGACGGGCTACACCATCTCCGGCGAGACCTCGCTGGCATTCGGTGAGGCGGTGGAGAGGGTTCGCGAGCTGCTCCAGCAGGCTGGCTACGGGGTTCTCTGTGAGATAGACGTCAAGGCCAAGCTGGAAGAGAAGCTCGGCGTTGAGCGCGAGCCCTACACCATACTGGGGGCTTGCAATCCGCCGCTGGCCAGGGAGGGCTTGGACGCCGAGCCGGAGCTCGGCGCGCTTTTGCCGTGCAACGTCGTCGTCTACGAGCGGGAGGGCAGGACCCGCGTAGCGGCGGTGGAACCGCGGGCGATGCTCTCGGTGGTGGGCAACGAGAAGCTGGATCGGATCGCGGCGCGGGTGAGGGAGGATCTCGCGCGTGTCGTCGAGCAGGTGGCGGACGGCGAACGGCGCGCGTAG
- a CDS encoding MBL fold metallo-hydrolase encodes MSSSRWRTANGARSDMFFREVINEDLGCVSYVVADGSEAAVVDPKWEIEEYLGMAEENGFGIAHILETHNHADHVSGRGRLAAAAGARIHAPAEAQAAYEHEPLREGDEIRVGDVRITALATPGHRPEHLSFLARDGSRSGEAWMLLSGDFLFVGDLARPDLAVEAEEGARGIFRSLRKLEGLGDFVELWPAHIGGSLCGGAAMSRKPSSTLGFERRFNPHLQVGDEEKFVRNIAAELPPQPPNFERIVELNRGPLLTEAAPPRALTPQRVEELLRGGAVLIDGRDQREFDGAHVPGSINVTTNQSGVGTRAAWVVPPDAEILTTAGGDEKARGMVRMLEAVGFRRIRGYLAGGVAAWRAAGLEVKTTPALDVSGLARLLERKEASLLDVRSVEEWREGHVEGSIHLPYQELRDGIPEKLRGAERPLAVACSGGVRSALAASLLERAGVEGIMHVADGGVPDLERFGVRLTR; translated from the coding sequence GTGTCGTCGAGCAGGTGGCGGACGGCGAACGGCGCGCGTAGCGACATGTTCTTCCGGGAGGTCATCAACGAGGATCTGGGGTGCGTCTCGTACGTCGTAGCCGACGGGAGCGAGGCGGCGGTCGTAGACCCCAAGTGGGAGATCGAGGAGTACCTCGGCATGGCCGAGGAGAACGGCTTCGGCATCGCTCACATCCTGGAGACCCACAACCACGCCGACCACGTCTCCGGCAGGGGGCGGCTGGCGGCGGCCGCAGGAGCGCGCATACACGCTCCTGCGGAGGCGCAGGCGGCTTACGAGCATGAACCCCTCCGCGAAGGAGACGAGATCCGGGTGGGGGACGTGCGGATCACCGCGCTGGCGACCCCTGGTCACAGGCCGGAACACCTCTCTTTTCTCGCACGGGACGGCAGCCGCTCGGGGGAGGCGTGGATGCTGCTCTCCGGCGATTTCCTCTTCGTCGGGGATCTTGCCCGGCCCGACCTGGCCGTGGAAGCCGAGGAGGGAGCGCGGGGCATCTTCCGCTCGCTGCGCAAGCTGGAGGGGCTCGGGGACTTCGTCGAGCTGTGGCCGGCGCACATCGGGGGGTCGCTGTGCGGAGGAGCGGCCATGAGCCGCAAACCCTCCTCCACACTCGGCTTCGAGCGGCGCTTCAACCCTCACCTGCAGGTGGGGGACGAGGAGAAGTTCGTACGGAACATTGCCGCCGAGCTGCCTCCGCAACCTCCCAACTTCGAGCGCATAGTCGAGCTCAACCGCGGTCCCCTCCTGACGGAGGCCGCCCCTCCGAGGGCGTTGACGCCGCAAAGGGTGGAGGAGCTCTTGCGGGGCGGCGCGGTGCTCATAGACGGCAGGGACCAGCGCGAATTCGATGGCGCACACGTTCCCGGCTCGATAAACGTGACGACCAATCAGTCGGGCGTCGGCACCCGAGCGGCATGGGTCGTGCCCCCGGACGCGGAGATCCTGACCACGGCCGGAGGGGACGAGAAAGCCCGAGGGATGGTGCGCATGCTGGAGGCGGTGGGGTTCCGCAGGATCCGCGGCTACCTCGCCGGGGGCGTCGCCGCCTGGAGGGCTGCGGGGCTCGAGGTGAAGACCACCCCAGCCCTGGACGTGTCAGGTCTCGCCAGGCTACTCGAACGGAAGGAAGCGTCGCTGCTGGACGTGCGGAGCGTCGAGGAGTGGCGGGAAGGACACGTAGAGGGATCGATACACCTCCCCTACCAGGAGCTCAGGGACGGCATCCCCGAGAAACTGCGCGGCGCCGAAAGACCCCTCGCCGTCGCATGTTCGGGAGGGGTGCGGAGCGCGCTCGCGGCCTCGCTGCTCGAGCGTGCCGGCGTGGAGGGAATCATGCACGTCGCAGACGGCGGCGTCCCCGACCTCGAGAGGTTCGGCGTCCGGCTGACGCGCTAG
- a CDS encoding cytochrome c biogenesis CcdA family protein yields MVRLLLWAEPYLAWGTERLESGSPAGLVLALVAGLVLGLTPATYPMLPAVVGYVVGEGGSGGGRAFGLGVAFAAGVALVYTALGFVFGVAGLAFMTLLNRSIWLWYGLLAPVVGLMGLRALGVVSFGVPMLPVPKGTGARGRGLAGAFLLGVPFGLAGCPTCALILPSVLTAVAASGNPLLGALALLGLGIGQGAVLVAAAVAGGRVLASGWFHRYRVFVEKGLGVVLILSAAYFAWRALLWL; encoded by the coding sequence ATGGTCCGTTTGTTGCTGTGGGCCGAGCCGTATCTGGCTTGGGGGACCGAGCGTCTGGAGTCTGGCTCCCCGGCGGGGTTGGTGCTGGCTCTGGTGGCCGGCCTCGTACTGGGGCTCACGCCGGCGACGTATCCGATGCTGCCGGCGGTGGTGGGGTACGTGGTGGGGGAGGGGGGATCCGGCGGTGGCCGGGCTTTCGGGTTGGGGGTGGCTTTCGCCGCGGGCGTTGCGCTGGTGTATACGGCGTTGGGATTCGTCTTCGGGGTGGCGGGGCTTGCGTTCATGACGCTGCTGAACCGTTCGATCTGGTTGTGGTATGGGCTGCTGGCGCCGGTGGTCGGGTTGATGGGTTTGCGAGCGTTGGGGGTCGTGAGCTTCGGGGTTCCGATGCTCCCCGTTCCGAAGGGGACCGGAGCCCGGGGGCGCGGTCTGGCCGGGGCCTTTCTGCTGGGGGTGCCCTTCGGGCTGGCGGGCTGCCCGACCTGTGCGCTCATCCTGCCCTCGGTGCTCACGGCCGTTGCGGCGAGCGGGAATCCCCTGCTCGGGGCCCTGGCTCTGCTGGGGCTAGGCATCGGGCAGGGAGCGGTGTTGGTCGCCGCGGCGGTTGCGGGGGGCAGGGTTCTGGCGTCGGGCTGGTTCCACCGGTACCGGGTCTTCGTGGAGAAGGGGCTCGGGGTGGTGTTGATCCTGTCCGCCGCCTATTTCGCCTGGCGGGCCCTTCTCTGGCTGTAG
- a CDS encoding VanW family protein: MKGKNAGFVILLCALVSATVAVDHLLHAGEIYGGVRVGEMPVGGKTPEEARRALAARISELEEISLAGDSRKVPLSTGEFVQGYDIPATLERAYAVGRSGGVLRRLRERIQAAAGLRIEPVVSVDETRLVRRVQELAAELNREPQEGGVNVRNGEVRVTAARAGYRLDVRETMTNIEEAVRNLSVEARLSGDRRRPEISTDEARRAARRVQEAIGGGITLHHAGRKGWTVSEPALGRAIEVSPRDGVLQVSLDREVLREELDEVHAALTIEPENASFVVRGDGVRVVPGKPGRRVKMEELLEDISRGVFLGRREYRVRVEAEEPELTTARAERLKPTTVLGEYKTDYTWDTDPGRRANMERASAAIDGTAVAPGEIFSYNATTRPLSYEPAKVIKNGRVAYDEGGGLSQVSSTLYMAANYAGLEILEAHPHYAELPYITPGFDTTVWFGALDLRFRNDTTGYILIQQWQGADGYNHARIWGRPNGKRVTMRSEKVYEGTDERGRRVTRWVVYKTVVRGDRVLYDGPFRRVTYRELAPAQKTPSG; this comes from the coding sequence ATGAAGGGTAAGAACGCCGGGTTCGTCATACTGCTGTGCGCGCTGGTCTCCGCCACGGTCGCCGTGGACCACCTGTTGCACGCCGGAGAGATCTACGGAGGCGTGAGGGTGGGGGAGATGCCCGTAGGCGGCAAGACGCCCGAAGAGGCTCGGCGCGCACTTGCGGCCCGGATCTCGGAGCTGGAAGAGATAAGCCTCGCCGGGGATTCCCGGAAGGTCCCGCTCTCCACCGGGGAGTTCGTGCAAGGCTACGACATACCCGCCACCCTGGAGCGGGCCTACGCCGTGGGGCGCAGCGGCGGGGTCCTCCGGCGGCTGCGGGAGAGGATCCAAGCCGCGGCGGGGCTCCGGATCGAGCCCGTGGTCTCCGTGGACGAGACGAGGCTCGTGCGCCGGGTCCAGGAACTCGCCGCGGAGTTGAACCGGGAGCCCCAGGAGGGCGGGGTGAACGTAAGGAACGGAGAGGTGAGGGTGACGGCCGCCCGCGCCGGCTACCGGCTGGACGTCCGGGAGACCATGACGAACATCGAGGAGGCCGTGAGAAACCTGAGCGTCGAGGCCCGGTTGTCGGGAGACCGGCGGAGACCGGAGATCTCCACCGACGAGGCCCGGCGAGCCGCCCGCCGCGTGCAAGAGGCCATCGGCGGCGGCATCACGCTCCACCACGCAGGCAGGAAGGGCTGGACCGTCTCCGAACCCGCGCTCGGCAGGGCCATCGAGGTCTCGCCTCGCGACGGAGTCCTGCAGGTCTCGCTCGACCGGGAGGTGCTGCGAGAAGAACTCGACGAAGTGCACGCGGCGCTCACCATCGAGCCCGAGAACGCCTCGTTCGTCGTGCGGGGAGACGGCGTGCGGGTGGTTCCCGGGAAACCCGGCCGGCGGGTAAAGATGGAGGAACTCCTCGAGGACATCTCGCGAGGCGTCTTCCTGGGGCGCAGAGAGTACCGGGTGCGCGTGGAGGCCGAAGAGCCAGAGCTCACGACAGCGCGGGCCGAACGTCTCAAGCCCACCACCGTCCTCGGCGAGTACAAGACGGACTATACCTGGGACACCGATCCCGGAAGACGGGCGAACATGGAGCGGGCATCCGCGGCCATCGACGGGACGGCCGTCGCCCCCGGTGAGATCTTCTCCTACAACGCCACGACCCGACCGCTGAGCTACGAGCCGGCCAAGGTGATAAAGAACGGCAGGGTGGCCTACGACGAGGGCGGGGGACTCTCGCAGGTCTCCTCCACCCTGTACATGGCGGCCAACTACGCGGGCCTTGAGATCCTCGAAGCCCACCCCCACTACGCGGAGCTGCCGTACATAACCCCCGGTTTCGACACCACCGTGTGGTTCGGCGCCCTGGACCTCAGGTTCAGGAACGACACAACCGGCTACATACTCATCCAGCAGTGGCAGGGCGCGGACGGGTACAACCACGCCCGCATCTGGGGCCGCCCGAACGGCAAACGGGTCACCATGCGCTCCGAGAAGGTCTACGAAGGCACCGACGAACGTGGCCGCCGCGTCACCCGGTGGGTCGTTTACAAGACCGTCGTCAGGGGAGACCGGGTGCTATACGACGGTCCGTTCCGAAGGGTCACCTACAGGGAGCTCGCCCCCGCCCAAAAGACGCCCTCCGGATAG
- a CDS encoding ubiquinol-cytochrome c reductase iron-sulfur subunit, which yields MGAGRAGISRVGFLRLGTALGAAAALGACGGDGSGASSGEGGDAAPQGGGAGGEAIAAASEVPPGEAVRFREDGRPAFLIHLRNGDFVAYSAVCTHQQCTVAYRDGRLACPCHGSVFDPADGARVVAGPAPRPLQEIPIRLRDGRVYRA from the coding sequence TTGGGTGCTGGACGTGCAGGAATCTCTCGCGTTGGCTTTCTCCGGCTGGGGACCGCGCTCGGCGCGGCGGCGGCTCTGGGAGCGTGCGGCGGGGACGGTAGCGGCGCCTCCTCGGGGGAGGGCGGAGACGCGGCCCCGCAGGGCGGCGGGGCGGGGGGTGAGGCCATCGCTGCGGCCTCCGAGGTTCCGCCCGGTGAGGCGGTGCGGTTCCGGGAGGACGGCCGGCCCGCGTTCCTGATCCACCTGCGCAACGGGGACTTCGTCGCCTACTCGGCGGTGTGCACCCACCAGCAGTGCACGGTGGCCTACCGAGACGGGCGGCTCGCCTGCCCCTGCCACGGCTCGGTCTTCGACCCGGCCGACGGGGCACGGGTGGTCGCCGGCCCCGCTCCGCGTCCCCTGCAGGAGATCCCGATCCGCCTCCGGGACGGAAGGGTCTACCGGGCGTGA
- a CDS encoding DoxX family protein, which produces MTWVRILVGAVWLNGGIEKLLNPDFPREFAASLQAGGFISAAPAFFRVFMQNNVVPNAELVAQLVRAAELAMGLALILGLLTNLAALGSIALSVMILLSQGGVSLGTGLGSPQFLTINVVMAVLSLIILFSPAAKEASLDAGLSRRRPGLSPLLTNTAGRRRRR; this is translated from the coding sequence ATGACATGGGTGCGGATACTGGTGGGGGCCGTCTGGCTCAACGGGGGCATCGAGAAGCTCCTCAACCCGGACTTCCCCCGGGAGTTTGCGGCCAGCCTGCAGGCCGGGGGCTTCATCTCGGCGGCTCCGGCCTTCTTCCGCGTCTTCATGCAGAACAACGTGGTGCCCAACGCCGAGCTCGTGGCCCAGTTGGTGCGGGCGGCGGAGCTGGCGATGGGGCTCGCGCTCATCCTCGGGCTCCTCACCAACCTGGCCGCGCTCGGGAGCATCGCGCTGAGCGTCATGATCCTCCTCTCCCAGGGTGGCGTCAGCCTCGGCACCGGGCTCGGCTCGCCGCAGTTTCTCACCATAAACGTGGTGATGGCGGTGCTCTCCCTGATCATCCTCTTCAGCCCGGCGGCGAAGGAGGCCTCGCTCGACGCCGGGCTCTCCCGCCGCCGTCCCGGGCTCTCGCCGCTGCTCACCAACACCGCCGGCCGGCGGCGCAGGAGGTAG
- a CDS encoding substrate-binding domain-containing protein, with translation MTVGKNARPVRRDGPMYQQVRQDLLARIRRGEFPPGSLLPSENQICEQYGVSVTTARRAFLELVKEGVVRRRAGVGTMVTPRVRRARIAFASIDYTGDAWRHIPSVIGEMFAGIGEHAWRRDAVLEIVGVEDEEAEGYLRRVTERRSVDGLLLRVANDIRGEHLDILERAGMPYVLIKRHIPGRRMNCVISDDVTGARMATTHLLELGHRRIGFVCGKPHLMLNRERLAGYREALEEYGVGFDEGLVRHEEHFTTEMGYRAVRSLLERPSRPSAVFVASDTMALGGYEAVWDLGLRIPEDVSIVGYDDIQAASVLQPPLTTVRTSYYDFGRLAAQLLLDLIEGREVAPQRRVIHPTLVLRGSTRRLSPKKREAKRAATPQPHRQPPPSGRLSGLGLLCSGLEPALRQEVVRACAAEGALPLAGEETPPELWVQGLSLWQDLGTNLRRALERGRMALRRMGEGGVLVYVASAMSPDPSLGGIEHEAVRAGLERVVRVLAAEGAAKGVRVNALLCLADRHELQTERAAEVAGTVVFLASAAARSISGETLTLDGVP, from the coding sequence GTGACCGTGGGCAAAAACGCCAGACCCGTACGGCGCGACGGGCCGATGTACCAGCAGGTGCGCCAGGACCTGCTGGCCCGCATCCGGCGCGGGGAATTCCCCCCGGGCAGCCTGCTGCCGTCGGAGAACCAGATCTGCGAGCAGTACGGCGTCAGCGTCACCACCGCCCGGAGGGCCTTTCTGGAGCTGGTGAAGGAGGGGGTGGTCCGGCGGAGGGCCGGGGTGGGGACCATGGTCACCCCGCGGGTCCGGCGGGCGCGCATCGCCTTCGCCAGCATCGACTACACCGGGGACGCCTGGCGGCACATCCCCAGCGTCATCGGGGAGATGTTCGCCGGGATAGGCGAGCACGCCTGGCGCAGGGACGCGGTGCTGGAGATCGTGGGCGTGGAGGACGAGGAGGCCGAGGGCTACCTCAGGAGGGTGACCGAGCGGCGTTCGGTGGACGGGTTGCTCCTGAGGGTCGCCAACGACATCCGCGGCGAGCACCTGGACATCCTGGAGCGGGCGGGGATGCCCTACGTGCTCATCAAGCGCCACATCCCCGGCCGGAGGATGAACTGCGTGATCAGCGACGACGTCACCGGCGCCCGGATGGCGACCACGCACCTGCTGGAGCTGGGCCACCGGCGCATCGGTTTCGTGTGCGGCAAGCCCCACCTGATGCTGAACCGGGAGCGGCTCGCCGGCTACCGGGAGGCGCTGGAGGAGTACGGGGTGGGCTTCGACGAGGGGCTCGTGCGCCACGAGGAGCACTTCACCACCGAGATGGGCTACCGGGCGGTGCGATCCCTGCTGGAGAGGCCCTCCCGACCGAGCGCGGTGTTCGTGGCGAGCGACACCATGGCCCTCGGGGGCTACGAGGCGGTGTGGGACCTGGGGCTCAGGATCCCGGAGGACGTCTCGATCGTCGGCTACGACGACATCCAGGCGGCCTCGGTCCTGCAGCCCCCGCTCACCACCGTGAGAACCTCCTACTACGACTTCGGCCGGCTGGCGGCCCAGCTGTTGCTGGACCTCATCGAGGGCCGGGAGGTGGCCCCGCAGCGGCGGGTGATCCACCCGACCCTCGTGCTCCGCGGCTCCACCCGCCGGCTGAGCCCGAAGAAGAGGGAGGCGAAGCGCGCCGCAACCCCCCAACCCCACCGGCAGCCTCCGCCCTCCGGGCGGCTCTCCGGTCTCGGCCTGCTGTGCTCGGGCCTGGAGCCCGCCCTCCGGCAGGAGGTCGTCCGGGCGTGCGCCGCCGAGGGGGCCCTGCCGCTCGCCGGGGAGGAGACACCCCCGGAGCTTTGGGTGCAGGGGCTCTCGCTGTGGCAGGATCTCGGGACCAACCTGCGGCGGGCGCTGGAGCGCGGCCGGATGGCCCTGCGCCGGATGGGGGAGGGAGGGGTCCTGGTGTACGTGGCCTCGGCCATGTCCCCCGACCCCTCCCTCGGCGGTATAGAACACGAGGCGGTCCGGGCCGGTCTGGAGCGGGTGGTGAGGGTGCTCGCCGCGGAGGGCGCCGCAAAGGGCGTGCGGGTGAACGCCCTGCTGTGCCTGGCGGACCGCCACGAGCTGCAGACCGAACGGGCCGCGGAGGTGGCAGGCACCGTGGTCTTCCTCGCCTCGGCGGCCGCCCGGAGCATAAGCGGCGAGACCCTCACGCTCGACGGCGTGCCGTAA
- a CDS encoding SDR family oxidoreductase, with protein sequence MQENGGGLREMFSLEGRVAVVTGGTGVLGGAVAAGLARAGARVGVLGRRRERAERAAHRLAAEGAGALALQADVLDEEQLRRAREEVLERWGRVDILINAAGGNVPGAVLEAGEDVFQGLGIEGFREVLDLNLFGTVLPSLVFGEAMAAGGRAEGCVVNFSSMAAIRPLSRVAGYSAAKAAVENFTRWFAVELARRYGPGIRVNAVAPGFFLGEQNRDLLVDGDGNLTARGRAVIEHTPMGRFGKPEELAGAVVWLCGPGASFVTGAVVPVDGGFSAFGGV encoded by the coding sequence ATGCAGGAGAACGGAGGCGGGTTGAGGGAGATGTTCTCGCTGGAGGGGCGGGTCGCCGTGGTGACCGGGGGGACCGGCGTGCTCGGCGGGGCGGTCGCTGCGGGGCTCGCGCGTGCCGGGGCCCGGGTCGGAGTCCTCGGCCGGCGGCGGGAGAGGGCAGAGCGGGCGGCCCACCGACTCGCGGCTGAGGGGGCCGGGGCACTTGCCCTACAGGCGGACGTACTCGACGAGGAGCAGCTCCGCCGGGCGCGGGAGGAGGTGCTGGAGCGCTGGGGGAGGGTGGACATCCTCATCAACGCCGCCGGGGGCAACGTGCCGGGGGCCGTGCTGGAGGCCGGGGAGGACGTCTTCCAGGGGCTCGGCATCGAGGGCTTCAGGGAGGTGCTCGACCTCAACCTCTTTGGCACCGTGCTCCCGAGCCTCGTCTTCGGGGAGGCCATGGCCGCCGGTGGGCGGGCGGAGGGGTGCGTGGTGAACTTCTCCTCCATGGCCGCCATCCGCCCGCTGAGCCGGGTCGCGGGCTACTCGGCGGCCAAGGCCGCCGTCGAAAACTTCACGCGCTGGTTCGCCGTCGAGCTCGCCCGCCGGTACGGGCCCGGCATACGGGTCAACGCCGTGGCCCCGGGGTTCTTCCTCGGGGAGCAGAACAGGGATCTGCTGGTGGATGGCGATGGGAACCTCACCGCCCGGGGCCGGGCGGTCATAGAGCACACCCCGATGGGCCGCTTCGGCAAGCCAGAGGAGCTTGCTGGGGCGGTGGTGTGGCTCTGCGGGCCCGGGGCGAGCTTCGTCACCGGGGCGGTCGTCCCCGTCGACGGGGGCTTCAGCGCCTTCGGCGGGGTCTAG
- a CDS encoding bifunctional 4-hydroxy-2-oxoglutarate aldolase/2-dehydro-3-deoxy-phosphogluconate aldolase, translating to MPDGGKILERLGRLGLVAVVRGRSWEDAVGVSEALLEGGVGAIEVAYTTPEAGRALRELSRRRGEDFLLGAGTVTAPEQAEEAAASGAAFLVSPGFDPELTAAMLRTGCAALPGVLTPGEVMGALNSGVEALKLFPAGAVGPGYLKALLGPFPEARFVPTGGVTDRNAGEWFAVGAFAVGAGGALAPPFLRDRVHREEVVELARRFVEAVERAREERR from the coding sequence ATGCCGGACGGCGGAAAGATTCTGGAGCGGCTCGGGCGTCTCGGGCTCGTGGCGGTGGTGCGCGGGCGCTCGTGGGAGGATGCGGTCGGGGTCTCCGAGGCCCTCCTGGAGGGCGGGGTGGGCGCCATCGAGGTCGCCTACACCACCCCGGAGGCCGGGCGGGCCCTCCGCGAGCTCTCCCGGCGGCGCGGGGAGGACTTCCTGCTGGGGGCCGGGACGGTGACCGCTCCGGAACAGGCGGAGGAGGCCGCCGCGAGCGGAGCCGCCTTCCTGGTGAGCCCCGGCTTCGACCCGGAGCTGACGGCGGCCATGCTCCGTACGGGGTGCGCCGCGCTGCCCGGCGTGCTCACCCCCGGCGAGGTGATGGGCGCTTTGAATTCCGGGGTGGAGGCGCTCAAGCTCTTCCCCGCCGGAGCGGTGGGACCCGGGTACCTGAAGGCTCTGCTCGGTCCCTTCCCTGAGGCTCGCTTCGTGCCCACCGGCGGCGTCACCGATCGCAACGCGGGCGAGTGGTTCGCGGTCGGGGCGTTCGCCGTGGGCGCGGGAGGGGCTCTCGCCCCGCCCTTCCTGCGGGACCGGGTGCACCGGGAGGAGGTCGTGGAGCTCGCGCGGCGGTTCGTGGAGGCCGTGGAGCGCGCCAGGGAGGAGCGTCGATGA